The nucleotide sequence CGGCCGGGCCTTCCAGCCCGAGCTTGCCGAGATAGCGGCCGAGCCCCTCCGAGCGGGGCGCCGACAGGGTGACCGGGCCATTGAAATGGGGGGCTGGCGCCACCTCCAGCGTCCCGCTCGCCGTGAGGGCGGCGGCGCCCGGCGCGGTCGCGCGGAGGCTGCGCAGGACAAGCCCCCCCGTCCGGTCGAGCGTGCCCGCGAAGGCGAGGTCCGACCACTCCTCCAGCCCGAGCGCGAGGCTCTCCACCGCGAGATCGAGGTCGAGCAGCACCGGCAGGCCCAGGGGCCTCCTCGGCAGGCCGCGGGCGATCAGCGCCTGACCGGCGCCGGAGAGCAGGAAGGCGTCGAGATCGAGCCGGCGCGCCTCCAGGCTCAGGCCGGCGCGCCACGGGCGCAGGTCGAGCCGGCCGCTGCCGGAGAGCCGCAGCGAGCGCCCGGCCGGGTCGATCTCGGCGCTGACCGTCTCGAAGCGGACCTGCGCTCCCTGCGCCTTGAAGCGCCCGGCGAGCGTGAAGGGGAGGTAGTCGCCCGCGGCCTGGGTCGGTGGCCCGACCACGAGGCGGGCCGTACCCTCCGCCTGCACCGCGAAGGCCTGCCGGTTGTTGCCGCGGCCGGGCGCGGGCACGAGGCCGAGGCGCGCGTCGGCCTCGAAGCGCGGGCGCGTGTCGCCGCCGCCCGAGAGCTTGACGGGCAGGCTTCCGTCCGAGCCCACCTCGCCGCTCGCCAGCCGGAACGGCACCCCGGCGCTCGTGCCCTCGACCCGCCAGGGGCCGGCCAGCGCCGGCGCCTGGAGCCGCAGATCCTCCGCGTAGAGCTGGTCGGTCCGTCCGGTCGCCGGGACGACGGTGGTGAGCAGGAACTGCTGGATCTGCAGGTCCTCGATCGCGAGGTCGCGGGCGGGCAGGCCCGTGCCGGGTGCCGAAGCATCCGCGCCGAGGCCGAAGGGCAGCAGCAGCGCCTCGCCCCCGGTCACCGGCAGCCGGACCTCGGCGCGGCCGATCCGGGTCTCGGTGAAGCGGATCTCGCCCCCCAGCAGCGGCGTCAGCGCGATCTCGGCCTTCACGAAGCGGGCGTCGAGGCCGGGCGCGTCGTCCCCGCCGCCGATCCGCAGCCGGTCCAGGCGCAGGCGCGGCGAGGGGAGCAGGCGCACGTCGAGCCGCCCCTCGCTGCGCGCGGGCAGGCCCAGCGAGCGGCCGATCGCCCCGTCGACGAGGGCGCGGTGCGCCGTCCAGTCGATCAGGGGCGGCGCGGCGAGCGCCGCCACGAGGACGAGGATGACGGCGCCCGCGAGCGCTGTCAGGAGGTCACGCACCGATCTGGCCCCGCTCTCGATCCGCCCGCGACCGCGGGCTCAGGGGCAGCCGCGCGCGGACCGCCCGCGGCGGACGCGTCGTTTGCCCCGGCGCGGACATAGCACGGCGCAGGCCGGCTCGCGCCAGGGAGCACCGGCGCAGGCGGGGTGCGCCTTCGTGACCGGACGTCGGCACATCGGCATCATTGCGCCGCCGGACTTGGCCCGGGTCGCGGCCCCCGGCGGTTCACGATCGCCGCACCGGAGCGATCGGCCGGACATCCCCGCGCTCCGCCTGCCGGAACGGACCCCCGTCCCGCCCGGTTACAAGGCCGTGTCGACGGGAGGGCGGTCTTCGGATGGGTGAGCGAAGCTCGGAGCACATCCTCGTCCTGCTCCTCGACGCGATCCGCGAGGGGGGCAGGCTGGTCGGGCAGACGCTCGAACTCGCCCGGGTCGAGACCGACGGCAACATCCGGGCGCTTGCCGGGCTCGCCGCCAAGGTGCTGATGATCGCCGTGCTGGTGGTCTCGGCCTTCCTCGTCTTCCTCGACGCGGCCGTGAAGATGCTGGCCGCACTGATCGGCTCGGAGGTGATCAGCGCGCTCATCGTCGCCGCGCCTTTTCTGGGCGTGGCGGCGATCCTCGGGCTGATGGGCGCGCGCCGGGTCGCCCTGCACAACCTCGAACCCTGGCGGACCATGCGCGAGGCCGAGCGGATCGCGCGCCTCAGCCCGCCCGCCCCATCCAGTCGGTGACGATCCCGATCTGGTCGTCGTCGAAGAGGGCGGGGGCGTGGCCGCAGCCCGGGATCTCGACGAGCGTCGCGCGGGGGCCGCGCCGGGTCATCTCGGCGGCGGTCTGGGGTAAGAGCAGGTCGGAGGTCTCACCCCGCAGCAGCAGGACGGGGCAGCGCACCGCGTCCCAGTCGCGCCACAGCGTGACATTGTAGACCCGCCCCGGCCGGAACGCGACGGCGATGGCCGGATCGTAGTGCGGGCGCCAGGTGCCGCCGGGCTCGGGCACAAAGCTGTGGCGGGTCATCGCGCGCCACTGCGCGTCGGTGAGCGTGCCGAAATCCTTCAGTGCCGAGCGCAGCCGCGCCTCGGCGGTCGCGAGCGAGTGGTGCTGGCGCGGCGCCTCGCGCAGGCGGTTGCCGATGCCGCGCAGCGCCGCCCAGGGCAGGAACGGCCCGATATCGTTCATCACGAGGCGGCGGATCGGGGTGTTCTGCGCGCCCGCCAGCACCATGCCGACGAGGCCGCCGAGCGAGGTGCCGACCCAGTCGAGCCGGTCGACGTCGAGATGCGCGATCAGCGCCGCCATGTCGGAGACGTATTGCGGCAGGCCGTAGAGCTCGGGATCCGTGAGCCAGCCGCTCTTCCCGCGCCCGACGATGTCCGGGCAGACCACCCGGTAGCCGAGGCGCACCAGCGCCCGGGCCAATGGGTCGAAGTCGCGGCCCTGGCGGCTCAGCCCGTGCAGGCACAGCACCGTGTGCGGGCTCGCGGGATCACCCCACTCCACGTAGGCGAGATCGTGGAAGCGGCCCTGGGCGTAGCCGAGCGTGCGGCACTCCCGGGGCTCGGCCTCGCTCTCCGCCTCCGTTGCCGCCGCGAGGTCTGCGAGCATCACAGGGGCCCGGCGCCGGTCCCGCGCGCGACGTCGCCGGCCGCCCGCAGCGCCGTGCGCTGCAGGTCGAGCATCTGGTGGGCGAAGCGCTCGCTCTGCTCCTGCAGGTAGCGGCTCTGGAGATCGATGGCCGCGCGAGCATCCTCCGCCTGCACCAGCTTGGAGGCGAAGCTGAAGCCCGCCCGCATGTTCGTGTCGGTGGCAACGAACAGGGTCTGCGCCATCGCCCGCATCGCCGCCCAGCCGCGGGCCGTGGGGCTGTCGGCGTCCGGGCCGTCCGCGGCGGCGGCCGGGAGCGTCACGCCCATCAGGCCGGCTGCCCGGGCGGCGGAGGTCTCGAAGGCGTTGAGGGCGACCTCGCTGGCCTCCACGTATCGCAGGTAGGCCGCCCGCGCCCGGGCGATGTTCTCCGCCGCCAGTTGCCGGCCCTGATCGGTCATCCTCTGTCCCCCGCTCCGCGGCTGTCCCGCTGCCGCAGCGTAAGCAATCGAATCGGCGCCGCGGCGTTCCGCCGCCCCGTGAAGCCCGCGCGAGTCATGTCACGCAAGCATCCGCTCGCAAAGGGTGTGCGACGGCCACGCTCGATACGGTGCCGACATCGTGTCCGCCCGGCTGCGCCCTGAAAGCCGCCCCGAACCGCCGATCCGGCTGGTGCATCGGGGCCAGGACCGTTTGGCGAAACGCCCCGTTCACGATATGTGCCTAACGCTCGAACGGTGCCGGCGCTGCCGGTCCGTGAGGCGACCCCGAGGCGACCTATGAGCGAACCCGTCCGCGTCCTCGGTATCGATCCGGGCCTGCGCCGCACCGGCTGGGGGGCGGTCACGGTTACGGGCTCCAAGCTCGCCTACGTTGATTGCGGCGTCGTCACCTCGGACGAGGACCTGCCGCTGGCCCAGCGCCTGCGCGCGCTGCACGACGGCCTCGCCGGGGTCGTACGCGCCTTCCGGCCCGACGAGGCCGTCGTAGAGGAGACCTTCGTCAACCGCGACGCGCAGGGGACGCTCAAGCTCGGTCAGGCCCGCGGCATCGCGTTGCTGGTGCCCGCGCTCCACGACGTACCGGTGCACGAATACGCCGCGAGCCTGATCAAGAAGACGGTCGCCGGCAACGGCCACGCCGACAAGGCGCAGATCCAGGCGATGGTGCGCTTCCTGCTGCCGAAGGCCGAGTTCCGCCTCGCGGACGCGGCCGATGCGCTCGCCATCGCGATCACGCACATCAACCACCGCGACGCGCACGCGCTGCGGCAGAAGCACCTGCCGGCGGGCTACTCGGGCCGCGCCGCCGAGCGGATCGCGGCAGCGCTTGCCCGGCAGGGCTGAGGCGGTGCCGCGCCTACTTGGTCGCCTTGAACTCGCCCTCGAGCCGCAGGGTCACCTCGTCGCCGAGGATCGGCAGGAAGGCGTTGATGCCGAAATCGGAGCGCTTGATGACCGCGCGCCCGTCGAAGCCCACCGTGTACTGCTTGTCCACGGGGCTGATCCCGGCCTGGTTGAAGGTGGCGTCGAAGGCGACGGACTTCGTCACGCCCTTCAGGGTCAGATCTCCGACGACGCGGGCGGTGGTCGGGCCGGTCGGCTCGACGGCGGTGGCCCGGAAGGTCGCGGTCGGGAACTTCTGGGTGTCGAAGAAGTCCGGCGTCTTCAGGTGGGCGTCGAGCTTCGGGTTGAGGCCGCTGACGCTGTCGGTGCGGATCGTGACGCTGAGGCGGCTCTTGGCCGGCTCCTTCGGGTCGAGGGTCGCCTCGCCCGAGACATCGGTGATCTGCCCGAAATAGGTCGAGTAGCCGAGATGGCTCAGGGACCACGTGATCTTGCCGTGAGCCGGATCGAGCACGTAGGCGCCGGGGCGCACCTGGGTCGGGTCGCTCGTCGGACCTTCCGCGTTCTGGGCGCGCGCCGGGGCGGCGAGCAGGGCGAGGGCGAGAAGGATCGAGGTCGTGATCGGGGTCCGGCGCATGGGATCCGCGGGGCTCCTGTCTGGGGGCCGGCCGGCTGGCGTGCGGCCGTGCAGGCCTTCCCCTGTTCCACGGTCGCCGTCCGCGCTCAAGCCGCGCCTGGTGCGCAGGCGGCCGCTTCTGTACGCATCCGCCCACGGATGAAGGCTGGACGATGATCGGCAAGCTCAAGGGCGTGGTGGATTCCTTCGGCGAGGACTTCGTGATCCTCGACGTGAACGGCGTCGGCTACGTGGTGCACTGCTCGGCCCGCACGCTCCAGCGGCTGCCCAAACCGGGCGAGGCGGCGCAGCTCTCGATCGAGACGATCGTGCGCGAGGACATGATCCGCCTCTACGGCTTCCGATCGGACGCCGAGCGCGAGTGGTTCCGCCTGCTCCAGACCGTGCAGGGCGTGGGCGCGCGCGTGGCGCTGGGCGTCCTCTCGGTGCTGGAGCCCGAGCAGCTCGGCGCCGCCATCGCCACGGGCGACAAGGGCTCGGTCGCCCGCGCGCCGGGCGTCGGTCCGCGCCTCGCCGCGCGCCTCGTGGCGGAGTTGAAGGACAAGACGCCGGCCTTCGCACCGCTCGATCCCGCGCTCGCGAGCCTCGTCGAGGCCACGGAGGCGGGCGGCCCGTCCGGGCCGGTCGCGGACGCCGTCTCGGCGCTGACCAATCTCGGCTACCCGCAGGCCCAGGCCGCGGCGGCGGTGGCGGCGGCGCTGAAGAGCGCCGGGGAGGGTGCGGAGGCGCGGGCGCTGATCCGGCTCGGCCTCAAGGAACTCGCGCGCTGAGGGCTCGGACGAAGCCCTCCCGAACGCTCAGATCGCGTCCGTGCCGGTCTCACCGGTGCGGATGCGGATCGCCTCCTCGATGGTGGAAACGAAGATCTTGCCGTCGCCGATGCGGCCGGTCTGGGCCGACTTGCGGATCGCCTCGACGGCACC is from Methylobacterium radiodurans and encodes:
- a CDS encoding phage holin family protein codes for the protein MGERSSEHILVLLLDAIREGGRLVGQTLELARVETDGNIRALAGLAAKVLMIAVLVVSAFLVFLDAAVKMLAALIGSEVISALIVAAPFLGVAAILGLMGARRVALHNLEPWRTMREAERIARLSPPAPSSR
- a CDS encoding alpha/beta fold hydrolase, encoding MLADLAAATEAESEAEPRECRTLGYAQGRFHDLAYVEWGDPASPHTVLCLHGLSRQGRDFDPLARALVRLGYRVVCPDIVGRGKSGWLTDPELYGLPQYVSDMAALIAHLDVDRLDWVGTSLGGLVGMVLAGAQNTPIRRLVMNDIGPFLPWAALRGIGNRLREAPRQHHSLATAEARLRSALKDFGTLTDAQWRAMTRHSFVPEPGGTWRPHYDPAIAVAFRPGRVYNVTLWRDWDAVRCPVLLLRGETSDLLLPQTAAEMTRRGPRATLVEIPGCGHAPALFDDDQIGIVTDWMGRAG
- a CDS encoding phasin family protein, with the translated sequence MTDQGRQLAAENIARARAAYLRYVEASEVALNAFETSAARAAGLMGVTLPAAAADGPDADSPTARGWAAMRAMAQTLFVATDTNMRAGFSFASKLVQAEDARAAIDLQSRYLQEQSERFAHQMLDLQRTALRAAGDVARGTGAGPL
- the ruvC gene encoding crossover junction endodeoxyribonuclease RuvC; translated protein: MSEPVRVLGIDPGLRRTGWGAVTVTGSKLAYVDCGVVTSDEDLPLAQRLRALHDGLAGVVRAFRPDEAVVEETFVNRDAQGTLKLGQARGIALLVPALHDVPVHEYAASLIKKTVAGNGHADKAQIQAMVRFLLPKAEFRLADAADALAIAITHINHRDAHALRQKHLPAGYSGRAAERIAAALARQG
- a CDS encoding YceI family protein; translation: MRRTPITTSILLALALLAAPARAQNAEGPTSDPTQVRPGAYVLDPAHGKITWSLSHLGYSTYFGQITDVSGEATLDPKEPAKSRLSVTIRTDSVSGLNPKLDAHLKTPDFFDTQKFPTATFRATAVEPTGPTTARVVGDLTLKGVTKSVAFDATFNQAGISPVDKQYTVGFDGRAVIKRSDFGINAFLPILGDEVTLRLEGEFKATK
- the ruvA gene encoding Holliday junction branch migration protein RuvA, translating into MIGKLKGVVDSFGEDFVILDVNGVGYVVHCSARTLQRLPKPGEAAQLSIETIVREDMIRLYGFRSDAEREWFRLLQTVQGVGARVALGVLSVLEPEQLGAAIATGDKGSVARAPGVGPRLAARLVAELKDKTPAFAPLDPALASLVEATEAGGPSGPVADAVSALTNLGYPQAQAAAAVAAALKSAGEGAEARALIRLGLKELAR